The following proteins are co-located in the Eriocheir sinensis breed Jianghai 21 chromosome 1, ASM2467909v1, whole genome shotgun sequence genome:
- the LOC126999787 gene encoding uncharacterized protein LOC126999787, which yields MNTRLSLLMVFLKSLLPAPGASLSPGLDPRCPANTTISGDDEWANIYTWQIVTHGCCKVLFVHPDPGFKGVRLVAAGDGWQQDAWFTLDNTCFPLDARWWRLLVGVWGGRNDDNNNDGFLVFGVRTGDCYLVCRRTGHFLNAVNVTVVAHGPSRWRLSYSRQCNVEGYKQDRYSWINCTSHPTTTTTTPTTTTPTTTTTTATTIAIIVVPVVIGVAVVVVLLVVLTKCYWQRRENPVPRVPTRRGLAASWRVGVEEAVSDSHVEPPMGTTVLPLVAPRQQDHIFDDDEEHIYDEFPDPLICQQIPEPPIYEEIPGPSIYENVSEPPIYENISEHPPSHKAENLDSDDDAYLTPRRAPMGTPSGHRPSHGPKA from the exons atgAACACCAGGCTGTCCTTACTCATGGTGTTTCTAAAGTCATTGTTGCCCGCGCCCGGAGCCTCCCTCAGCCCAGGCCTGGACCCACGCTGCCCCGCCAATACTACCATCTCGGGGGATGATGAATGGGCGAACATTTACACCTGGCAAATTGTGACGCACGGCTGTTGCAAGGTCTTGTTCGTGCACCCCGATCCTGGCTTCAAGGGGGTTaggctcgtggcggcgggcgatggcTGGCAGCAGgacgcctggttcacgctggacAACACTTGCTTCCCTCTGGACGCacggtggtggaggttgttggtaggtgtatggggagggaggaacgatGACAACAACAATGATGGCTTTCTTGTCTTTGGTGTACGGACTGGTGATTGTTATCTTGTGTGCCGCAGAACAGGCCACTTCCTTAATGCCGTGAATGTTACTGTTGTggctcacgggccctcaaggtggagattATCGTACTCGCGGCAATGCAATGTAGAAGGATACAAACAAGACAGATACTCATGGATAAACTGcacctcccaccccaccaccaccaccaccacccctaccaccaccacccctacaaccaccaccaccaccgccaccaccatcgccatcatagtCGTGCCGGTGGTgattggtgttgctgttgttgttgttctgctagTGGTGCTGACGAAGTGTTACTGGCAGCGAAGGGAAAATCcag TGCCCCGCGTGCCGACGCGGCGTGGACTGGCCGCCTCCTGGCGCGTCGGTGTCGAGGAAGCGGTCAGCGACAGCCACGTGGAGCCGCCCATGGGCACCACCGTGCTCCCGCTCGTGGCGCCGCGGCAGCAGGATCACATCTtcgacgacgacgaggagcacatctacgaCGAGTTCCCCGACCCTCTAATCTGCCAGCAGATCCCCGAGCCTCCAATCTACGAGGAGATCCCCGGGCCTTCAATCTACGAGAATGTCTCCGAGCCTCCAATCTACGAGAATATCTCCGAGCATCCACCCAGCCACAAGGCCGAAAACTTAGACTCCGATGATGATGCTTACCTCACACCGAGGCGAGCACCCATGGGCACACCCTCAGGGCACCGACCCAGCCACGGGCCGAAAGCTTAG